Below is a window of Nicotiana tabacum cultivar K326 chromosome 19, ASM71507v2, whole genome shotgun sequence DNA.
taatgtgcttctaagtatattcttattccTGAATTCAAgtttcgtcttccgaaactaaagaatatccttttaaatttgtgtgaaaataatttttagtatgtctatgttttgcaaatataataaataaagcacaaggacaaacatcctaaatattggattatattaccgcaatatattttcttgtacgaacaactgtatgttgcactttcaagaggaatatcaagatcgacaacaagagttctggttaaggcAGAACAACCAAcgcattaggaggaaacatacacaaaaatatattgtccacaaagaagtgttcgttaagataccatcacattaaatactcttaaactataatatataattatctaactaacatgacaaaactgatcatttgtgtaagttttgatgatgtccttttgTTTTAAATtccatgtattatgctaatgtaataatatttttcggtatttagatgattgttgtattattatacataaaatttctctcattaattaaattttattgttccttcatataaataaatatttaaatcatcacgtgTCATTATTAACTTGCAACACacgttcatatatatatatatgtatatatatatgtatatatatatatatatatatatatatatatatatatatatatatatatatatatattcgaattATACCATGGGCCTTCCTCTGATGATCCATTTGGTTTGTGTACTAAAAACTTACTTGGCTGAAAGCCTGCAAGAAATGACAAATTTGCGTGTCAACTTGGCATATACAAATACAATGACACAGTCAGTATTTAGTTGTTAATGAACTGGTGACGAGTTTAAAAAGGTTATTTGTTGGTGTCGGTATTGCTAAGCTAAAAGTTAAATTAATGGTGCTTAGTATTGTATGATGCAACTGGTCCAATATTTTCGGTTGTTTGTACATTGTCTTTACTTTTGTATATTTCCTCGGACAGGCTAAGTCTGCCACTAGCACAAAATTCATATAATATGTTGCTAATGCTCTTAGCCTGATTGGGGAAGATCATTAGCAGACACTAGCGTCTTATCTTTGACCATGACTTGGCTATTTTTTTAATGTTGCTCAATAGTAGTAGTTGTTAAATCATAGACTAATTGTTTCTGTCTGATTTTTCTCAGTCCGGAACTAAAGTATAGTTGACACAAAtaggtttaaaaaaaaaattggcacCATTGAGATATAACGTAGTGAATAACCGCACtatatttgaacttaaaattggCGATAGGTATAGCACGCATATATAAGGCGCTATAGTATAGCGCCTTATATATACGCGCTATACCTATATAAAAAACCGTGACATCTCATTCCCCCACTTTAACGCAAATAATTCATCTGCACTTAACTGACGCACCAATAATTCATATGGGTATAGTGCGTATTATGGATGCGCTATACATCAAATAATTGTACCCCCAGGCTGAGTTTTTCCTTATTTAAGGAGTTTCAGTATTTGGTAAAAATCCATTCATCATCCTTCAAGTCTTTCGAAATATTTGTTCGTTaggttattttgcattttgtcataatgtctgaagagcgaaaaattagggtttcattatattgggggggtgaggttgtggcgGAGAATAATTCAGTACGGTATAGTTGTTCTCCatagtgtcatgttaagttgccatttacaatggagtacgatagattggtatcgttgttatgttaaaaaatgagtgtgagcaaacgttcaATGTATATTAAAGTAACCCGGAGATATCTGTATTCtgttactccgcaaggggttgcttgttatgctgagtttaacatcgaagacgatgaaattctgacagattttttgaggactccggatgaacaccggaaacttcttgtgataaaaatgttggaaatgtacgtcaagacTGAAaacgttcccaataatgaggtTCCGCAAAACATGGGTATCCCTCAATCAttgggtggttattttggagcagttttagccgaacaggttccgggtgaaagagtttggcctgatctaaacttatctccacgggcgaatggGGAGCGTGTATATAATTTCTCCccaagtttacataatccacaagcggggtggtaaacttcaatttttctttgtgttacgatgtttatttttatgtattgaatttgtattaacactcatatattctaCAGGGGGTACCAggcagatatgaattttacaagttatgaaccaacagaCAGTTGGAGTATGCCTaattttggtgtgttggatcatggtggtccatccgggagtcatcaccaatagAATAATGTgcattttctatattattattttatatgttagtttattattttatatgtttcttTATTATTCACCTATTTTTGGGTATAATAGAGTTAAAGAATTAATTTTTATATGAATACatgatttaattaataattattcatatacaaataattagtttgacaaatattgttgttttttatgttattttcttacatttgttgactaaaattcgagagagtttgtgtttgaactatcatcttttttcagatatttttgggATTAACggataattaaatgaataatttcaataactacaaagatactacgctaaagggcactatATTGTACTAtgctaaagggcactacattacaaTTACGAGCACTGTGTTAAAATTACGGGCACAACATAACACTAAAGGGAACTAATtaacattaattattcataaaataacaatctatctattttactaatcttttagcacataaataatctaatccggataacaaaaaataaattaatttaatcacaaaataatcacgaaaatacatataccacagtaaaaaataactaataaatattttttataacaactaataacattaattattcataaaataacagtttctctattttactaatttttttagcACAATAATAATCTAATCcggataaataaaaaaaattaaatcgcAAAACAATTACGAAAGAACATATATCacagtaaaaaataactaatagacattttttatacatgagttttaacaaaaaataagtcggaatacctcgattttaaattttttgaaaggtaaagatttgatgatttgggggCCGAAACGAGCAATCCACTACGCGATAATCCCTTAGATCCGATGTTAGCTTGCTACAATATCGAGAATCTACACTTTTTGTGGGACCGATGGGCTTCAATGGAGtttttttgctttaaaaattgggggggggggggggactatAAATTAGAAATGGGGGGTTGCTGGTTCGCGTCTGGTGAGGGAAGGAGATGACACGTTTTATAGCGCCTTATATATGTGCGCTATACCTCCCGCCCATTTTAAGTTCAaatatagcgcggttattcaccgCGGTATACTTTAACGGACAAAACTGTCGTTAAAgtatagcgcggtgaataaccACGCAATATATAAACGCTATATATAAAATGATGCCTTTTTTTTAAAACCTATTTGTGTCTAAAAAGACGGTTCCGGATTCATGTATTCTAGGATGTAGTCTTTGGAAATTAATGTTGCAATCATCCTCAGTCTCGTGAGACTAATGTGTAAATAAATGTAAGTCAAGACTCTATCTTAAACATGTCCCATAATAGAAATCAAAGATAGTACTGCAAGCCCAAGTTCCCTATTGCAGTTCTTGGCTCGTCTGAGACGTACGTCAGACTCGTGGCATATCATACATCGATTAGTCATGAAATATTTGAAATTGGACCTTTCATTAATTTTGCACCGTGAAACATGTTTAGAATCACAATCTTTTATGTTGAATCGTTTGTATTCGTAAAAAGCCAAGAAATATCAATTATAtcaaatcaaagaaacaaatgaagCAAATAGTACAACTGCTCATATGCTGTTTGATCACGATATGATGTCTAAATTATATTAACTGGGGTAATTTCACAGAATGTCATAGAACTTATAGTATTATTGCAGGAAAGTCATCAAACTAATTATTCCAACTATAAAATCACTCTAACTTTTATTAGTGCAACAACGAACTGATGTGATGAAGCATCCTAGCTTTTTCTCTGATGAGCCGAAAACGACCTTCCACCTATGCATAATTTTACTTCAAATATTCAGTCGCGTGAGGGACCATTCAGTAAATTAAGTTGTAATTTAAACAACTAATAGCAAGTTGTAATATCGATTCAACTAATTTCTTTGATATAGACGTGCAAAGTGAAATTTAAACACTAATAACAAGTTGTAATATCGATTCAGATGTATATATACATGGTCTCTTAGGAACAGGATATTTTTATGTCTACTTGACTATATGTCTTGCTTTCATTTGGATGAATATTGCACTATTTTAGTTACCTGTTTATATAATCAAATGAAGCTTTAGAGGTTCCTGTCGAACCAACTTGTACTATGAATTAACATTTCTAACGTACGACCATTTCAAATTGACTAAAAAGAACCACTTGCTTCATGATGTGAAAAATAAACGAGGACTAGACGTTGTAGTATCTAGTCTCTCCAAAACTTAGAGAGGATTTTATCACTtcctcatttattttattttggggaATTTTATTGGTGATAGGACTTAGTACCACTTTGAGAGATGACGAATAAGCATGTCACAAATGCTATATTTTGACGACaattcccaaaatataatataaaattttTGTAAGCTTCTCCTCCATTCCAAATCGTGTCTAACTTTAAAAGGTTGTTGAAACTCAAACTAATCAAGAAAATTGAAGTCTATGTGTTTGGTTAGATTTTGATAGTAGTTTATTATCAACAAGGCACTGGGTAATAATAGAAACTACAGTAGCCTTTGCAGATTCAGAGTACTGAACACGTTGTTGGAATTAATGTATTCttactaataaaataaaataaaatctgtcACATAATTAGATTATCCAGCGACCAGCAGTGTATAACAAGTGGTCATGACTCTTACAACTGTTTTAAAGACATGCATAATCATATTCATAGTACAAAGTACGAACACTCCACGACACAATCTCACCATGTTGATATTGCTGTACTTACTGTATTTGTTCTTAATGCTTTTTCGCTGAAGTTGCTACATTTTTAAAAGGTTGTCGAAAACTCTAAAAGTAATCAAGAAACATATTTTTAAGGCATGAGTGACTTAACCAAGTCCAATAATAATATTCAtgttaagaagaaggatataCAAAACTTGAAGTCTCTgtgtttggttggatttttttattctttatagtagtttattatcaacaaggcaatggGTAATAAACTACAGGATGCTGGCATATCCATAGCAttttgcagattcaggtgtaaCTTCTCGGGGTCTTTTCGTAGGATGGATAAACAAAAATAATTCTAGGATAAGAATTTAGTATCGCTTTATCACTTATTTGGTTACTAATCCTAAGATAAGTTAATCCAAGATTAAAAATAGTattgggataacttatacctgccAAATGGTGGAATAGTAATCCCAGGATAAGTTATCCTAGGATAAAACAGTAAAATTGACAATTCCATGATTATCACAATATACCAAGCAATCAATAAGAAATAATACAAGGATAATTAATCACAGtataactaatcccaacataacttgtcttcaaaccaaacaacccctcaGTGAATTCATTTTTTTTCACTAATAAATCTGTCACATTCATTTGATTATCCAGCAGTGTATATCAATTAGTAACTTCAACTATTTTAAGGACATGTATTATCATATTCATAGTACATCTACTCCACGACACAATCACACCATGTTTATAACACTGTACTTTCTGTACTTGTTCTTTTCCATAAAGCCAATTGGCAGAAATCGCTAGTTTTTTCATTCAAGAAACAATACAATGTGTCACACAttcattgttttttttaaatcagAAATATTGATGAAGAAGAAAATATCATTCGAACAAATCAGCAAGTTTCTCAATTCCTGAAAACATACCCAGGACAAAGATCAAAAAAGGATTCTAAAAAGGACAGTGGATAGATTTCACCTGATTCTGGGTGAAGTCACTTCATTTCAAGTTACTGTTAGTTATTATGTCGGTGTTTTATCTTTTTTCACTAAGGTGATGTTGATAGCACATCTGCCCCCGACACTTATGGTACTATGAATAATGAGGACACATTTTTTATGGATCATTCTAATCTCAGTCCTTATATTTTTTATGGGAGTGTCAAATTTGCAACTATTTTTCCTCAACTTTTCTATTTTCATATCTTTTGGACGTTTCTACTCTGATATCCTCTTCCAACACCCCTTTCCTTTGGTAATGGTATGTTTTTCTTGAGTTATTCATTTTTATGAAGAACTAATTCTCCTTATACCGCCTGCCCAATCAAACGGCCctgaagagaaaaaaaggaagataCAAAGACGTGAGATGAAATTGCAGCAGTCAATCCATGTGTTAAGCTGTACAATTACTATAAATTGGGAATTCCAACTTGGCCGCTATGCGTACCCTGAAAGATGCCAATTTATTATGTAAGAACCTATTTATTCCACCGAAATAAAGAAAACTTCTACCATAAAACTTTTATTCTAACAGACAGCATTACCAGCAGTGACATCCAACAGCGGTAACAACGTTTTAATATCTCAGTACCCCAATAGGGACAACATCAGGCAAAGATAGAAAATACACATAAGCTGAATAAAAGATACTAATCTTTAGGACTAAAACACAACATATGAAAATGACAAGCAGCTTAGTTGAAGGTTGTATTGTATTTTCCATACGCTTGCTATTGCAGCTTGAAATATGACAGTTGATCTATTCTTTCTGGTAAAAGGAACGTAAGGCAAGCGCTACACCCAATATCAACAATGGTAACAAGAATTGCAATATCTTTGATAAATTTCCAGAACCCTGGTTTCCAGCGGGTGGTGGCGTTGCAGGCGGAGTATATTTGCGCTCAACGGGAAGGGTAGAACGGTCTATCTCACCAACGTAGTACTTCTTCATCATCTCTCTTGCATCATCACTGTGACCGACATCTTCAAAATCATCTGTTGCATCCTTCCCTATTTACCACACAAATTTAACACCGTATCATATCTCAGTTAGTATGTCGGTTCACGAAAACGACTAAGATACCCTCTTAAGTGTTTAGTCATACCTGTTGCAGTCAGCAAGACATCATCACCTCCAGGATGATCATCCAGAAATGAGGTTACATTATAAACCTAAGATCAAGTTGTCAAACATGAAATCCAAAGACAATAGGATGGAAATTTAATGATAGCAACAGTAAACAACAAGTAGAACAACACCGATAAAACACTGCCGCCAGCATAGGAGGTTTTGCTTTATGCCTGGTGACAACAGTATTTATTACCATAGGTTAAATAGAGTCTATGTCAAGAACCAAAAGTGATGACAACTATGTAATATTACAGATTCAGGTTCTGATGTATTCGTTCATCTGAATTACTTACCTTATGCAACATCTAGAAATCTTAGAGAACATGAAACCATTCTAAAATGCATCATGGTCGGTTAACACTAAAAATTGGAATAAAATAAGTGCAGAAACGATTTCAAGCTATAACATGCAGGTCAAGCATTTTAACGTCACAGTGGATATATAAAACATAGCAGCAAGTATGAAATATCACAAGAAAGGGAATGAGAGAGACCGTTCATATTATAGAATCACATTATAAGATTGAGCAGGAGAGACGAAATAGCACGGTCCTCCCCACAAGACGAAAAACTTCTCTCCATGTATTTGTCTATAGACAATGTAACCATTACATGGAAAACAATGTATATGTAACTCGGGATTGATTAAGTGTCATAATTATAAATGTATGAGAAAGTTGCAACTTAGGGTACGCTGGTAGCAAAATGAAACGGAGAACAGATAATGAATAAATTGGTCTAGCTGGAAACTAATGGTGATTAAGAAGTTATTGATAATAATGGATCAGTGGGAAAAAATTAGACCAACGAGGAGGTCAAGAGCTTGTCCAATGAAAGAGCACACGTAGACAAACCTTCGACCATTTACCTGTGACGTCATATAAGGCTAGTGGTAAAGGAATAGCAATTAAAGAGTGCTTCTACCTAATGATATTGCCATGTGTCCAATAGGTAAGAGTGTTGTATGCTGGTTCAAAATTGTTCTTCTAAAAGTCGCATATCTCCTGGCAATTAGCACTCTGAAATATCATAGGAGAAATAAAACCGAATTGCATTACCTTCCCCTAACAGATTTGATCTCTATTATGTAGTTGAAAACCCAACCTAATGTATTTCTCATACTTCCTCTCTTCTCTACTGCATACTATTTAAGAAATAGTTTTGCAGGAGTCTGCAAACGGTCTTTTCTGTTGGACAAGAATTTTATTTTCACTAATTCCCAAAAAAACATGTTAATTTTTCATTGGTTAGATTGGGTTAGAGACACAGTTCATAAAATTTGAACATCTggacaaaaaatgaaatttatcAATGTAGTATAAAATTTTGTAACACTTACGGTACTTTGTTAGTTTCTTAATTTTCACTAGCCTCCTTTCCGTAATGTAATACAATAATCTCCCTACAACTCGAGGTACCTCTCATCACAATTTATTCTCAGGAAGATATTCTTTTTGTCTTTGATTCTTTTATCTCTGGGCTTTACTTTGTCCCCTTCGCTTTTAAGTTCATTGTCACTTTGATATTCAAATTGATGCTACAAAGCTTCAAGAATTTAAGACCTATACTTAACACACTACATTATGCCCTTTAGAAATATTTACTCGTGTTTAGATATCTCCTTGGTGTTCTAATTCTATAATTTCTAATTCGCCTTATTAAGAAATATTTACTGGAGCTGTTACTTCATTCCTTTAATTATTATTTTCAGAATTGTATGCACCAGTTTATGCACTAAACCCCCTTCACTTTcactcttctctttcttctttcttctattcCTTTCTCTCTTCTGTTATCACTTTGTTTAATCCCTAACTGATACTTGCCATTCTTCTTTGAAAGTAAAGCAGGGTGAAAAAtctttatgtatttttcttttaggTAACCAAATGCCAAtctttatgtatttttcttttaggTAAGTTAAATGCCTATTAACATTTTAAAAACAAAGTATTTGGGTTTATATCTCGAAAAAAACACGGGCGGATTCAAGCGCACAAAATCTTACTTAGACGACATTTGGTGCATCTTTCTTACTTGCACATCTTAATTTCATTTCTTATTTCTGCTTTTTCCTATCTCTATTTACTCCATTTGTTAAATTTTAGCTTTCCCATTTCACTACATAGGCCTCCAAACTCTATAAGGTGAAAATTGGAGCTTATACTATTGGATAACATGCTTCTCCCAAGAACTCTTCAGCAGAGCAAATGAGATTCTCAaaattttatgtttttaaaaaaaaaaataaacttcaTTCACTCAGCATCCAGAAGATGCAAAggattagaaaaagaaaaaagaagtagcTCCTACACAGTCTGATAACTCCTAGCAAGAAATAGGGAGCTTATAAAATGCAAAGAAGTGTCAATTATTTACATTACAGAGACTACTCCAAGCAAAAAGATTCATAAAAAATCTCTAGCCTCAGTGATTAGGAGTTGAAATCTCTTCAAAACAGCGGtggtttccttctttgcaaatgcaCAAGATGATCACTGGCAGAAGTCAGAACCATCTTCCACATGTTTATggctttcaaattcttaattttttttatcacaaAAGTAACAAGTTTCaagatttattttttatttctagaaAAAAGATTTGTTGTCATTAATTACTTGTGTAATGGAGAAGTGAACAATATTATACAAATTAGGTCCTTACAGTCATGTGTAAACTAAGTTCATGCATAATTGAGTCCTAGATTTTCTTACAGCATAAATTTTGATAGGCATTTCTTTTTGATAACCTAGAAATCCGTTGTGCGTAGTCTCGAAACTCAGTGGATAATTAACCTTCCTGATTATCCTTCTCTACTTAAACACCATACTTGATTTAACAGTTACGATTCGAACTCATGACATACGCCTACCACACGTTCCCCCTTATACTACCTTTGCCATTGAACCAAAACCCTGGGAGGCACGAATTATGCGGGGCATTAGTGTGCATTCAATAATATTTGGCCAAATACTTAGATGGCCCCTTAAACTTGGCCATTTTTTTTCATTTAGACACCTATCTAAAAGAGTGACCTATTGACCACTTCATGTTGATTGAAAATGTGTCAATTAGACACACTGCTGACATGGCAGTGTGCGTATAATTATATTACGCTCCTTGTGAGAGCATGAAGAAAcataag
It encodes the following:
- the LOC107790893 gene encoding cytochrome b5, whose product is MSKVHAFNEVVEHNKKDDCWLIIFGKVYNVTSFLDDHPGGDDVLLTATGKDATDDFEDVGHSDDAREMMKKYYVGEIDRSTLPVERKYTPPATPPPAGNQGSGNLSKILQFLLPLLILGVALALRSFYQKE